CGCGCCTGGAGCTGAGCGCGGCCCAGCGCGAGCTCTTGGCCAACCTGGAGTCTTTTTACGGGGAGGCGGAGACGGCGCGGGACGAACTGGAGACGCTGCGAAATTCCGCCGAACTGGCGGAGCAAAGCCAGCGCCTGACCACCCTGCGCTACCAGGCGGGCGAGGTCTCGGTGCTGGAGGTGGTGGACGCGCAGAACACGCTCATCGCGGCGCGCAACGCCTACGATGACGGCGAGGCCCGCTACCGCGTCGCCCTGGCCAATCTGCAAACGCTCACGGGGAGCTTCTAAGAAACAGGAGGAACCGATGAGAGTCAGGAATGCGACGATGATGCTCACGACCCTGGCGCTGGCCCTGCTCGTTGCAGCCAGCATGCCAGGCAAGGAAAAGCCGCTCCGGCAGTCCGACCTGCCGGCGGCGGTGCGGAGGACGGCGGCCGAGTTGAGCCGGGGAGCCACGGTGCGCGGCTACTCCAGCGAGGTCGAGGATGGCAAGCTGGTGTACGAAGTCCAGTTGACGGTCAACGGTCACGGCGAGGATGTGACCATCGCGGCCGACGGCACTGTCCTCGAGGTGGAAGAGCAGGTGGCCCTGGAAGCGCTGCCCGCGGCGGTGCGGGACGCGCTCCAAAGGAAGGCGGGCGCGGGCACCATCACCAAAGTGGAGTCCCTCACCAAAGGAGGGAAGCTGGTGGCGTACGAGGCGCAGCTGCGTACCCAAGGCAAGAGGTCGGAGGTCCAGGTGGGCCCCAACGGCGAAACCCTCAAGCATCCCGAGTAATCCCGTATCATAGGAACGAGGCTGGCGAGATGGGAGGAGGGAAGACGAAGATCCGGGCAAACTTCCGGATGCTGGCGTTTGCTTCTGTCGCGACGGTGCTGGTGTGGCTCGCCGGATGTTCCCAGTCCGGCGACAAAGAGCCCGTGGTCAGCGTGCAGGCGGCGCCCGCCCAACGCACCAGCATCGACCGGGTGGTGGAGGCGGAGGGCGTCCTCTATCCCCTGCAAGGAGCGGTGCTCACTCCCAAGATCAGCGCGCCGGTGCGGCGCTTCCTGGTGGAGAAGGGCAGCAAGGTGCGGCGCGGGCAGTTGCTGGCGGTGCTGGAGAACCAGGACCTGGCGGCGGCCGAGATGGAGAGCAAGGGCGCCTACGAGCAGGCGCAGGCCACCTATGAGACCACCACCCAGGCCGGCGTCCCCGAGGCCATGAAGAAAGCGGAAGGGGACGAGAAGGCGGCGCGGGCCGCCTACGAGGCGCAGCAGAAGGTCTACGCCAGCCGCGAGCAGCTCTACAAGGAAGGCGCGCTGCCGCGCAAGGAGCTGGACCAGGCAGGGGTGGCGCTCACCGAAGCGCGCAACCAGTACGAGATCGCGCGCCAGCATCTGGCCGCACTCGAGGCCGGAGGGAAGCAGCAGCAACTGCGCGCCGCTTCTGGGGAACTGGCGGCGGCCAAGGGCAAGTATCTGGGCGCGGCGGCCCAGCTCGGCTACTCCGAGATCCGCAGCCCCATCGACGGCGTGGTCACCGAGCGCCCGCTCTATCCCGGGCAGATGGCGGCCGCGGGCGAGCCCCTGATCACGGTGATGGACCTGTCGCAGGTCATCTGCCGCATCCACGTGCCCCAGGAAGAGGCGGCGTTGCTCAAGGTAGGCGACGCGGCCACGCTGACCACGGGCACGGAGGAGGCCGTCCCCGCCAAGGTCGCGCTGGTGAGCCCGGCGGTGGACCCGGGCAGCACCACCCTCGAGGTCTGGGTGCAGGCGGCGAATAAGGACAACAAGCTGCGCCCCGGCACCAGCGCGCGGGTCGTGATCGTGGCCGAGCACGTGCCGGGCGCGGTGGTGGTGCCGGCGGCGGCGCTGCTGAGCAGCGAGGGTACGACCTCGGTGATGGTGGTGGGCGCGGACGGGCGCGCGCACCAGCGCAGCGTGCAGGCGGGCATCCGCCACGACAGCGAGGTCCAGATCACCGCCGGGCTGCAGGCGGGCGAGCGCGTGGTCACCACCGGCGCCTACGGCCTGCCCGACAACACCCGCGTCAAGGTGGAGGAACCCGGGAACGCCCAGGGAGGCGCGGGCAAGACGGATTCCTCGGGCCCCGACCACCAGTAGCACACCCCAGCGCGTATGGGCTTGCGCTCATTTTTCCATCCCGGACCCGGCCCCAGCGAGGCGGAGCAGTCCACCTACTGGTTCACGCGCCATGCCAAGAGCATCCTCTTCCTGATCGTGACTCTGGCGGCGGTGGGCGGCTACCTGGCCTTCACCCTGCCGGTGGCGGTCTTCCCCTCCACCGACTTCCCGCGCATCGTGATCGGGGTGGACAACGGGGTGATGCCCATCGACCAGATGATGGTGACGGTGACGCGCCCCATCGAAGAGGCGGTGAACAGCGTTCCCGGACTGCAGGCGGTGCGCTCCATCACCAGCCGCGGCTCCGCCGAGGTGGACCTGTTCTTCGACTGGAACGTGGACATGGTGCAGACGCTGCAGCTGGTGGACGCGGCGCTCTCGCGGGCGCAGTCGGAGCTGCCGGCCACCGCCCGCATCGAGAGCCACCGCCTCACCTT
This window of the Terriglobales bacterium genome carries:
- a CDS encoding efflux RND transporter periplasmic adaptor subunit; protein product: MLAFASVATVLVWLAGCSQSGDKEPVVSVQAAPAQRTSIDRVVEAEGVLYPLQGAVLTPKISAPVRRFLVEKGSKVRRGQLLAVLENQDLAAAEMESKGAYEQAQATYETTTQAGVPEAMKKAEGDEKAARAAYEAQQKVYASREQLYKEGALPRKELDQAGVALTEARNQYEIARQHLAALEAGGKQQQLRAASGELAAAKGKYLGAAAQLGYSEIRSPIDGVVTERPLYPGQMAAAGEPLITVMDLSQVICRIHVPQEEAALLKVGDAATLTTGTEEAVPAKVALVSPAVDPGSTTLEVWVQAANKDNKLRPGTSARVVIVAEHVPGAVVVPAAALLSSEGTTSVMVVGADGRAHQRSVQAGIRHDSEVQITAGLQAGERVVTTGAYGLPDNTRVKVEEPGNAQGGAGKTDSSGPDHQ